The genomic region AGAGGATGAGAGGCATAAATAGTTGGTATCAATCAGAGGGGGTATCAATTCTAATAGTACACTGACGACGACTGGAATTTATATCAGTTAGGCTCATTCATGAGAATTTTGCTTTACCTTTTAGCTTGCTGACATCTTCTAAACAAAAAAGTTGCCAAATAACTGAATTGCTGAACATGACAGTTCTATTTTGTCTCATATATTTACCTACTGGAACATCATAAACTAATTAACATTTTCCCAACCAAAGTCCCATTAGATCAGTTTACggatttatatattctcctcaTGCGTGGGCTAAATACAATCTTTCagatccattttttttaaaagagttgCGTTCTAACCATCAAGAGAATGCGCAAAGGGAAACAGTCAACCAATGGGTCAAAATCATCATTCCAATTGTTTGTCTATAAGTTAGTAGAATAATACCACATTACCACTCAAAATCCACATCCTATGTAGGTAGGGGACATAACAAATGATTGAAAACAATCCACAAGTACATGCAGCATCTTAAGACATACATACTTTGCCCAGCGTGAGATTCTGCTCCAGGTGTGCATCCAAATCCACCATCCAAATTCTTGCAACTGACAATGTACTTTACAGCTCTTTCCACATTTATTTTGTCCAAGCGATGTAATAATGCAAGAGAACATATTGCAATATACGAAAACCTAGGAAAACATTGGGCTTGTGATTATGTTTCCTTCAAACAGAAAATTTAAActgaaattaataagataaaaatggtaacaattttccaatttgaaaggaaacaataaacaaattaacagGGGAACACAGAATACTGGAGAATACCTTGTATCTATTTCACCCCACATGTCACCAGAAAATGATCCATCTTCATTTTGTAGGCTTGCAATATCTAGCTGCTAGGTTAAGTTTATTAGCATATTgaatcttttcttattttcagatgtattaaagaaagaaataagcTTAATACAGTAAAAAGAAACTGCTCAGCGAGAAGCAACTCCAAGAGTCATCCTTAGTAACGCCTGCATCAATGCAGATTAGCAACTAACATCCAGAATTTTCAACAGAGGTAACTAAAAGTTGACACTTTAACAAGGACTTTAGATGCCTATGTTTACCTCATAGAAATCAACTTCAAGAACTATCCAAAagactcaaaaataaatataggaaGATACAATTTGCAACGTTCTCAACGTCAAGAACATCTATCTTGTCAAACAGCGCCAAAACCTGAATGGCACTCAGTGTGTACAATATGTGAGGATCATGCCCTATATTACCACCAAAACCACCTGCATGAACAAAGGTGTGACAaagaataaatcaaatttatcagGGTGAAGGAGTTACTGCATTGGCTAACTAGAACAAGCTGGGAAATTCAGATTAGTCAAAGATACAAACTCATTTGGTTTTCCTATAGACCTCTATTCGacttatatttgattataagTGTAATAGTTCTGAATAGAATAATCAATGCAAGAATACAAAACCAGATTCATGTTGGCACTGCATGATCCATGACACAACCTCATCTTGATCCACTGCATCAAGCTTTCCTAAAATATCAAGTGTTGTCAATCCCCAATAAGCACCATTTACCCTTAGGTGCTCCATCACCACAGACTCAAAATCATCCTTTTTCTGATACAAAAGGAGCtcaacattaatttttctttatgctAATTGAGAAGAGAGTCCTGATTATTTATGTAAACTATAACAAGTAAGCAGAATGAACAtacataaatcaaataattatgagTACCAGCTCACTTAAAAAACAAgtaaatgaaaacacaaaataagCAAGATTTATTAGGGGTTTAAAAAATCTTAAGCACAGATGTAAGCATTAATCACATTATGCCAAAGAATAAAAGAACCTTCAAATCTATGAGATACATTATCTCATCTCTTAATGCTCCAAAATGCTATTAAAACCACACCCagcataaagaaataaatgcaTAGGAGGCATACCTTTTCAACTGATAAGATGTACTTAACATGCTTTTCAGTCATGAGCTCTCCCATTCTGTCAACAAatcaaaatgagaataaaGACCAGAAAATGTAAAGCTgttcaaaataaaaggtttACTGCATCCCGTAAAAGTCCATGGAATAGCATACATCTTCCTGTTCCAATTCCAATTAATTACTCATTCACGCTGTAAATACTTGAGCaataaaattcttcatttgCTAATAGGCACAAGTATTTGATTCAGATCAATATCCAACTCCTACGGTAACAAACAGatcaaatgaatattaattattcaagttAACCAAATTTCCAGAGAGGGGTAAGTATGCGAAAAGGAATCTGAACTTGTTGGTTTCCAAATCAGATCGTGAAAGGTCTTATCTACATCTACTTATGTCAATACAACCGGATTGGGGTACTTGGTGCTCTTTCCAGGAAGAAAGAACCGAACTAACCTTCGGCTTCGCGCTATTCTTACTACACTAAGAGCAATGCCCTCTATGTAGGAAGGGAGTCAAAGAACAATGGCGTAAGAGGATCCGCTGCTCAttacactacaagaaattcCACTTcaagtaaagaaaaaatttgtaacTAGATGTCAGATTTTCATCCCAAGTACATTACAAGTTTCGTCCTCTAAAGCCTAGCACTAAAACTTTTAGGCTCTGCGCCCAGGGGTTCCACAATCCTCatcatttatgatatttttccagAGAGAAAAACCGGACCAGGAGAAATTTGAAGTCAATTCAATAACAATGAACAATCATAAATAGACCTCATTGAATTGACTTCAAATTTCTCCTGGTTTCTCTCCGGCAAAATGTCATAAATGATGAGGATTGTGGAACCCCTGGGCGCAGAGCCTAAAAGTTTTAGTGCCCATAGTAGTCAGTGGCGCACGACGCACAATGGCGCCAAGGGCTCTTGGAGCCATGGCGCACGGTGCGGCACGCGCCTTTTCTAAGGATGTcgcaaatataagaaataactatatatttatataattagtattattttgacTAGATTAATGTATAAGGAGTTAAATAAGACatataaagcaaaaaattcaacataacaAAACTTCATGTAATTAAAACGATCAATGTTGAACCATTGAAGGATAGCAAAAGTCCTAAAGATTCAAATAAATCCTAAAtagtttatcaaaaaattaaaatttaaagaaaacttatatatattatatttatactaaactAAACAATACATACAGccttataattgaattattgaaagtctgaaactgaaataaaataataagaaatggATGTTTGTAGTTCAATTGGTGAATGAGATACTATTAAGCTGTATTACTCATAAGCTGTAAAGCAGTAgcattttgtttc from Sesamum indicum cultivar Zhongzhi No. 13 linkage group LG3, S_indicum_v1.0, whole genome shotgun sequence harbors:
- the LOC105158422 gene encoding geranylgeranyl transferase type-2 subunit beta 1-like, with the protein product MGELMTEKHVKYILSVEKKKDDFESVVMEHLRVNGAYWGLTTLDILGKLDAVDQDEVVSWIMQCQHESGGFGGNIGHDPHILYTLSAIQVLALFDKIDVLDVENVANYIASLQNEDGSFSGDMWGEIDTRFSYIAICSLALLHRLDKINVERAVKYIVSCKNLDGGFGCTPGAESHAGQIFCCVGALAITGSLHHVDKDLLGWWLCERQVKSGGLNGRPEKLPDVCYSWWVLSSLILIDRVHWIDKGKLVNFILDCQDKENGGISDRPDDAVDVFHTYFGVAGLSLLEFPGLKAIDPAYALPVEVVNRIFLGK